A DNA window from Magnetococcales bacterium contains the following coding sequences:
- the cas3 gene encoding CRISPR-associated helicase Cas3', with translation MSAILYAHIHKESDRREPLFAGEESHARLTALRAGAFAEAMVPPGHAERVAFLRAAGRLLGYWHDLGKGSREFQKYLLSAEEDAHALEKRGRVDHSSAGAQHAAKQLPGLGTLLAFAIAGHHAGLPDWQCEGESGLKSRLQKPVKPWQEEVPPEFLSATGLPNSLPCPAKGFSCAFLTRMLFSCLTDADFLATEHFMNPDQSDLREKVFPSLADLAEHLEAHLAKTFPSAATEVQRRRRQVVDHCRQAAPLPPGFFSLNVPTGGGKTLSSLVFALKHAVCHQQRRVICAIPFTSIIEQNARVYREVFDALGEGIVLEHHASLDAEDPTVMGSRLAAENWDAPIVVTTNVQFFETLFANRPGRCRKLHRIARSVIVLDEAQALPVDLLEPCLRALQELVTHYGCSVVLCTATQPALEKRENFKIGLSHVREIIPDTAALHAALRRVRVEVAGKLTLEGTAAQLMAQERVLAIVNTRKHARELYEILRKETGGEGCFHLSALMCPEHRTRKLKEIKARLQSPNAPCRVVSTQLVEAGVDIDFPVVYRSLAGLDAIAQAAGRCNREGQLEGLGITRVFQPAESRFLLPGDLKQAAGHAGEVMALPDYQENLLSMAAIEHYFKLHYWHKGGELGEGWDRNKIMYCFKLGDTLANPFLFQFRQAASEFQLIEDVQEPVIIPWDEKALKMIQDLRAQHHPEVKFLAKASRVLQRYVVSVPRRERRALEEAMAVETLHERFCVLLDRKNYSEETGVIVPKEAYCDPEKLIVS, from the coding sequence GTGAGTGCTATTCTCTACGCCCATATTCACAAAGAATCCGATCGACGGGAGCCCCTTTTTGCAGGGGAGGAGAGTCACGCCCGCCTGACGGCTCTTCGGGCGGGGGCCTTCGCCGAGGCGATGGTTCCTCCCGGTCACGCCGAACGTGTCGCCTTCCTCCGCGCGGCGGGGCGCTTGCTGGGGTATTGGCACGACCTGGGTAAAGGCTCCCGCGAATTCCAGAAATACCTCCTCTCCGCCGAGGAGGACGCCCACGCCCTGGAAAAAAGGGGCAGGGTTGACCACTCCAGCGCGGGAGCGCAACACGCGGCCAAACAGCTTCCCGGTTTGGGTACGCTGTTGGCCTTTGCCATCGCCGGGCATCACGCGGGATTGCCGGATTGGCAGTGCGAAGGCGAAAGTGGGCTGAAAAGCCGCTTGCAAAAGCCCGTCAAACCCTGGCAGGAAGAAGTTCCCCCGGAGTTTCTCTCCGCCACCGGGTTGCCAAACAGTCTGCCATGTCCTGCCAAAGGCTTTTCCTGCGCCTTTCTGACCCGCATGCTCTTCTCCTGCCTGACGGACGCCGATTTCCTGGCCACCGAACACTTCATGAACCCGGATCAATCGGATCTCCGGGAGAAGGTCTTCCCCTCCCTGGCCGATCTGGCCGAACACCTGGAGGCCCATCTGGCCAAAACCTTTCCCAGCGCCGCAACCGAGGTGCAGCGCCGTCGGCGGCAGGTAGTGGACCATTGCCGTCAGGCAGCGCCCCTCCCGCCGGGATTCTTCTCCCTCAACGTGCCCACCGGCGGGGGCAAAACCCTTTCGTCCCTGGTCTTCGCTCTGAAACATGCCGTCTGTCACCAGCAGCGACGGGTCATCTGCGCCATTCCCTTCACCAGCATCATCGAGCAGAACGCCCGCGTCTATCGGGAGGTTTTCGATGCGCTGGGGGAGGGCATCGTGCTGGAACATCACGCCAGTCTCGATGCCGAGGATCCGACGGTGATGGGCTCACGCCTGGCGGCGGAAAACTGGGACGCCCCCATCGTGGTCACCACCAACGTACAGTTTTTCGAAACCCTCTTCGCCAATCGCCCCGGACGCTGTCGCAAACTGCACCGCATCGCCCGTTCGGTGATCGTGTTGGACGAGGCTCAGGCCCTGCCGGTAGACCTGCTGGAGCCGTGTCTGCGCGCCTTGCAGGAGTTGGTCACGCACTACGGCTGCAGCGTGGTGCTGTGTACCGCCACTCAACCGGCGTTGGAAAAGCGGGAGAACTTCAAAATCGGCTTGAGCCATGTGCGGGAGATCATCCCCGATACCGCCGCGCTGCACGCCGCTCTGCGGCGGGTGCGGGTCGAGGTGGCGGGGAAACTCACGCTGGAGGGGACCGCTGCCCAACTGATGGCGCAGGAACGGGTGCTGGCCATCGTCAACACCCGCAAACACGCTCGGGAACTCTACGAAATACTCCGCAAGGAGACGGGCGGGGAAGGGTGTTTCCATCTCAGCGCCCTGATGTGCCCGGAACACCGCACCCGGAAGCTCAAGGAGATCAAGGCGCGGTTGCAAAGCCCGAACGCCCCGTGTCGAGTGGTCTCCACCCAGTTGGTGGAAGCGGGGGTGGATATCGATTTTCCCGTGGTCTATCGCTCCCTGGCCGGTCTCGATGCCATCGCCCAGGCCGCGGGTCGTTGCAATCGCGAGGGCCAACTGGAGGGCTTGGGCATTACACGGGTTTTTCAGCCGGCGGAAAGCCGCTTCCTCCTTCCGGGGGATTTGAAACAGGCCGCCGGACACGCCGGGGAGGTCATGGCTCTGCCGGATTATCAGGAGAACCTGCTCTCCATGGCGGCCATCGAACACTATTTTAAACTGCATTATTGGCACAAGGGAGGGGAGCTTGGAGAGGGCTGGGATAGAAATAAAATCATGTACTGCTTCAAGCTGGGGGATACCCTGGCCAATCCGTTTCTCTTCCAATTTCGCCAGGCGGCGTCGGAGTTTCAGCTCATCGAGGATGTTCAGGAGCCGGTCATCATTCCCTGGGATGAAAAGGCGCTGAAGATGATTCAAGACTTGCGAGCCCAGCATCATCCCGAAGTAAAATTTCTGGCCAAGGCCTCACGGGTATTGCAACGCTACGTGGTGAGTGTGCCCCGACGGGAA